Proteins from a genomic interval of Stenotrophomonas maltophilia:
- a CDS encoding DsbA family oxidoreductase, producing MRIDIYSDVVCPWCWIGKHRFQQGVQLLGANAPELDIHWQPFQLDPDADATPVPLREAYVRKFGGVERTEQILGQTQTTARAEGLPMDFSQGQVRVTTLPAHRVLWLAGQHGVQDAVGEALFRAHFEQGQNLADPSVLIKAGVAGGLDAGEIAQMLASDRGLAEVEAKLAQAHALGVSSVPTFVIDGKWAISGAQPPEAFANALRQIAAEQGALESPADGDEACGPDGCKV from the coding sequence ATGAGAATCGACATCTACTCCGACGTGGTCTGCCCCTGGTGCTGGATCGGCAAGCATCGTTTCCAGCAGGGCGTGCAGTTGCTGGGCGCAAACGCGCCTGAACTCGATATCCACTGGCAGCCGTTCCAGCTGGACCCGGACGCGGACGCTACCCCGGTGCCGCTGCGCGAGGCCTACGTGCGCAAGTTCGGTGGCGTCGAGCGCACCGAGCAGATCCTTGGCCAGACCCAGACCACCGCGCGGGCCGAAGGCCTGCCGATGGACTTCAGCCAGGGCCAGGTGCGGGTGACCACGCTGCCGGCGCACCGGGTGCTGTGGTTGGCCGGGCAGCACGGCGTGCAGGATGCGGTGGGCGAGGCGCTGTTCCGCGCCCACTTCGAGCAGGGCCAGAACCTGGCCGACCCCTCGGTGCTGATCAAGGCCGGCGTGGCGGGCGGCCTTGATGCCGGCGAAATCGCGCAGATGCTGGCGTCCGACCGCGGCCTGGCCGAGGTCGAAGCCAAGCTGGCGCAGGCCCATGCATTGGGCGTTTCTTCGGTGCCGACCTTCGTCATCGATGGGAAGTGGGCCATTTCCGGGGCGCAGCCCCCCGAGGCCTTCGCCAACGCCCTGCGCCAGATCGCCGCCGAGCAGGGCGCGCTGGAGTCGCCCGCCGATGGCGACGAGGCCTGCGGCCCGGACGGCTGCAAGGTCTGA
- a CDS encoding CYTH domain-containing protein — protein MGIEIERKFLVSSDGWRAAAHRVIPMAQGYINDMGALDRGTQNASVRVRIEGDHAALNLKSRTIGHTRQEFDYPIPVDDARALLALCVGGLIDKRRHLVEHAGLTWEVDEFLGDNAGLVVAEVELDSADQAIDLPDWVGAEVTDDARYYNVALASHPYSEW, from the coding sequence ATGGGCATCGAAATCGAACGCAAATTCCTCGTCAGCAGTGATGGCTGGCGTGCCGCCGCGCATCGGGTGATCCCGATGGCGCAGGGTTACATCAACGATATGGGCGCGCTCGACCGTGGCACCCAGAACGCGTCGGTGCGGGTCCGCATCGAAGGCGATCACGCTGCGCTGAACCTGAAGTCGCGCACCATCGGCCACACCCGGCAGGAGTTCGACTACCCGATCCCGGTGGACGATGCGCGCGCGCTGCTGGCGCTCTGTGTTGGCGGCCTGATCGACAAGCGCCGTCATCTGGTCGAGCACGCCGGCCTGACCTGGGAAGTGGATGAATTCCTCGGCGACAACGCCGGCCTGGTGGTGGCCGAGGTCGAGCTGGACAGCGCCGATCAGGCGATCGACCTGCCGGACTGGGTGGGCGCCGAAGTCACTGATGACGCCCGCTACTACAACGTTGCCCTGGCCAGTCATCCGTATTCAGAGTGGTGA
- the rlmD gene encoding 23S rRNA (uracil(1939)-C(5))-methyltransferase RlmD, translated as MARSRSRIDRTPFQTEILDLSHDGRGVARREGEGGKVTFVSGALPGEVVMAEQTARSRHFDEARTVEVLQASPQRVTPKCPHFGTCAGCVLQHLDEDQQIVAKQRVLMDNLERIGHVKPGAVLAPLVGESWGYRRKGRFSVRRVEKKDKTLVGFREQDPRFVADLSQCLTVIPEIGTKVEALSSFIESLDGKRDIPQIEFIAGDQAVVLTVRHLQPLSDADRAAWAAFGQQHGFVIYLQSGGVDTVQPLDGQGVPLSFRLAPWDVELAFRPLDFIQVNAKLNEKMIAHALDLLEPGEEERVLDLFCGLGNFTLPLARRVREVVGVEGDAGLVARARENAERNGLANAQFFSADLTQDQRSTPWMRQGFDKLLLDPPRSGAIEVLQQLPLKQFKRIVYVSCHPGSLARDAGYLVNEQGFTLVSAGAMDMFPHTAHVESIAVFEKR; from the coding sequence GTGGCCCGATCCCGCTCCCGCATCGACCGTACCCCGTTCCAGACCGAGATCCTCGACCTCAGCCATGATGGTCGCGGCGTCGCCCGCCGTGAAGGCGAGGGCGGCAAGGTCACCTTCGTCAGCGGCGCGCTGCCGGGTGAGGTGGTCATGGCCGAACAGACCGCCCGCAGCCGCCATTTCGACGAAGCGCGCACGGTGGAAGTGCTGCAGGCCTCGCCGCAGCGCGTGACCCCGAAGTGCCCCCACTTCGGCACCTGCGCCGGCTGCGTGCTGCAGCACCTGGACGAAGACCAGCAGATCGTCGCCAAGCAGCGCGTGCTGATGGACAACCTGGAGCGCATCGGCCACGTGAAGCCGGGTGCCGTGCTGGCGCCGCTGGTCGGCGAGAGCTGGGGCTACCGCCGCAAGGGCCGGTTCTCGGTGCGTCGGGTCGAAAAGAAGGACAAGACCCTGGTCGGCTTCCGTGAACAGGACCCACGTTTCGTCGCCGACCTCAGCCAGTGCCTGACCGTGATCCCGGAAATCGGCACCAAGGTCGAGGCCTTGTCGTCCTTCATCGAATCGCTCGATGGCAAGCGCGACATCCCGCAGATCGAGTTCATCGCAGGTGACCAGGCCGTGGTGCTGACCGTGCGCCACCTGCAGCCGCTCAGCGATGCCGACCGCGCCGCCTGGGCCGCCTTTGGTCAGCAGCATGGCTTTGTGATCTACCTGCAGTCCGGTGGCGTGGATACCGTGCAGCCGCTGGACGGGCAGGGCGTGCCGCTGTCGTTCCGGCTGGCGCCGTGGGATGTCGAACTGGCGTTCCGCCCGCTGGACTTCATCCAGGTCAACGCCAAGCTCAACGAGAAGATGATCGCCCACGCCCTCGACCTGCTCGAACCGGGTGAGGAAGAACGCGTGCTGGACCTGTTCTGCGGCCTGGGCAACTTCACCCTGCCGCTGGCGCGCCGCGTGCGCGAAGTGGTCGGTGTGGAAGGTGATGCCGGCCTGGTCGCGCGTGCCCGTGAGAATGCCGAGCGCAATGGCCTGGCCAACGCGCAGTTCTTCAGCGCCGACCTGACCCAGGACCAGCGCAGCACCCCGTGGATGCGCCAGGGCTTCGACAAGCTGCTGCTGGACCCGCCGCGTTCGGGCGCGATCGAAGTGCTGCAGCAGCTGCCGCTGAAGCAGTTCAAGCGCATCGTCTATGTCAGCTGCCATCCGGGCTCCCTGGCACGCGATGCCGGCTACCTGGTCAACGAACAGGGCTTCACCCTGGTCAGTGCCGGCGCCATGGACATGTTCCCGCACACCGCGCACGTGGAAAGCATCGCGGTGTTCGAAAAGCGCTGA
- a CDS encoding hybrid sensor histidine kinase/response regulator produces the protein MQMTPRASRPRFLLVEDDIISRGFFKAALETLPADVDTADSLASALASAEPGAHDLWLIDVNLPDGNGAQLLRELRRSHPDTPALAHTADGDTSIHARLREAGFSDTLVKPLGRDQPLKAVRRALVNSPAGIFVAPAPAAVELQVQDWDETAALAALNGQRNHLIALRELFLAELPGVRDAVEQAVDQHDERQLRSQLHRLQASCGFVGAARLGRAVRQLHHAPESGQAQAGFRAAVAALLH, from the coding sequence ATGCAGATGACCCCGCGGGCCAGCCGGCCCCGCTTCCTGCTTGTCGAGGACGACATCATCAGCCGCGGTTTTTTCAAAGCGGCGTTGGAAACGTTACCGGCGGACGTGGACACCGCAGACTCATTGGCCAGTGCGCTGGCCAGCGCCGAGCCCGGCGCGCATGACCTGTGGCTGATCGACGTCAACCTGCCGGACGGCAACGGCGCGCAGCTGCTGCGTGAACTGCGCCGTTCGCACCCCGATACCCCGGCGCTGGCCCATACGGCCGATGGCGACACCTCCATTCATGCCCGCCTGCGCGAAGCCGGCTTCAGCGACACGCTGGTCAAGCCGCTGGGCCGCGACCAGCCGCTGAAGGCCGTGCGCCGCGCACTGGTGAACAGCCCGGCGGGAATCTTCGTTGCCCCGGCTCCGGCAGCGGTCGAGCTGCAGGTGCAGGACTGGGACGAGACCGCGGCACTGGCCGCGCTCAATGGCCAGCGCAATCACCTGATCGCCCTGCGCGAGCTGTTCCTGGCCGAGCTGCCGGGGGTGCGAGACGCAGTCGAGCAGGCGGTGGACCAGCATGACGAGCGCCAGCTGCGCAGCCAGTTGCATCGGCTGCAGGCGAGCTGCGGCTTCGTGGGGGCAGCACGGTTGGGACGGGCGGTGCGCCAGTTGCATCATGCGCCGGAATCCGGGCAGGCCCAGGCTGGGTTCCGCGCTGCGGTGGCTGCCCTGCTGCATTGA
- the recO gene encoding DNA repair protein RecO — protein sequence MMIEDDTGFVLHARAYRETSLLVEVLSAQHGRIGLLARGVSTAKGQVLRAALQPLQWIRFSAQQRGELAQLRGAEALDAAPRLVGQAMLAGFYLSELTLRLAPRQDPLPELYLAYGEARARLAVGAGLAWTLRRFERELLTALGLGFELDSASDGQPIDPAARYELDPQEGAQRLLSERGGERRAAATGSALLALAADEEPDAADLASLRLPMRRVLAHHLGPRGLKSWEMLEQLAPRR from the coding sequence ATGATGATCGAGGACGACACCGGCTTCGTGCTGCATGCACGGGCCTACCGCGAGACCAGCCTGCTGGTCGAAGTGTTGAGCGCGCAGCATGGCCGCATCGGCCTGCTCGCACGTGGTGTGTCAACGGCGAAGGGGCAGGTGCTGCGTGCTGCCCTGCAGCCATTGCAGTGGATCCGCTTCAGTGCCCAGCAGCGCGGTGAACTGGCCCAGCTGCGCGGCGCCGAAGCGCTGGATGCGGCACCCAGGCTGGTCGGCCAGGCGATGCTGGCCGGCTTCTACCTGAGTGAACTGACCCTGCGCCTGGCGCCCCGCCAGGACCCGTTGCCCGAGTTGTATCTGGCCTATGGCGAAGCGCGCGCGCGGCTGGCGGTCGGTGCCGGCCTGGCCTGGACGCTGCGTCGTTTCGAGCGTGAGCTGCTGACCGCACTGGGCCTGGGTTTCGAACTGGACAGTGCCAGCGACGGCCAGCCGATCGACCCGGCGGCACGTTACGAACTGGATCCGCAGGAAGGCGCGCAGCGCCTGCTGAGCGAGCGCGGTGGGGAACGCCGGGCGGCGGCCACTGGCTCGGCGCTGCTGGCGTTGGCGGCCGACGAAGAGCCCGATGCCGCTGACCTGGCCAGCCTGCGCCTGCCGATGCGGCGGGTGCTGGCCCATCACCTCGGGCCGCGCGGCCTGAAGTCCTGGGAAATGCTCGAGCAGCTCGCGCCCCGCAGGTAG
- the era gene encoding GTPase Era: MSEQTPHHCGSVAVIGRPNVGKSTLTNALVGAKVSIVSNRPQTTRHRLLGIATYPEGQLVLVDTPGLHKVQKRAMNRVMNRAARGSLEGVDAGLLVIEAGRWDEEDSLAFNVLRDAGIPVVLVVNKIDRLKEKGALLPFLQQVTEGRDFAAVHPISAQKRNGLEALVRDVLKLLPEAPPMFGEDEITDRSQRFLAGELVREQLMRQLGEELPYATTVEIERFTEDGNLLRIGAVIWVEREGQKAIVIGKGGARLKEIGAKSRLQMERLFGAKVFLETWVRVREGWSDDEAALKAFGYE, encoded by the coding sequence GTGAGCGAACAAACCCCTCATCATTGCGGCAGCGTGGCCGTCATCGGCCGCCCGAACGTGGGCAAATCGACCCTGACCAATGCCTTGGTCGGTGCGAAGGTCAGCATCGTTTCCAACCGCCCGCAGACCACGCGTCATCGCCTGCTGGGCATCGCCACCTACCCGGAAGGCCAGCTGGTGCTGGTTGATACCCCCGGCCTGCACAAGGTGCAGAAGCGGGCGATGAACCGGGTGATGAACCGTGCCGCGCGTGGCTCGCTGGAGGGCGTCGATGCTGGCCTGCTGGTGATCGAGGCCGGTCGCTGGGATGAAGAAGACAGCCTGGCCTTCAATGTGCTGCGCGACGCCGGCATTCCGGTGGTGCTGGTGGTCAACAAGATCGACCGTCTGAAGGAAAAGGGCGCGCTGCTGCCGTTCCTGCAGCAGGTGACCGAGGGCCGTGATTTTGCCGCCGTGCATCCGATCTCGGCGCAGAAGCGCAACGGCCTGGAAGCGCTGGTGCGCGACGTGCTGAAGCTGCTGCCGGAAGCGCCGCCGATGTTCGGCGAGGACGAGATCACCGACCGCAGCCAGCGTTTCCTGGCCGGCGAACTGGTACGTGAGCAGTTGATGCGCCAGCTTGGCGAAGAGCTGCCCTACGCCACCACCGTTGAGATCGAGCGGTTCACCGAGGACGGCAACCTGCTGCGCATCGGTGCGGTGATCTGGGTCGAGCGCGAAGGCCAGAAGGCCATCGTGATCGGCAAGGGCGGCGCCCGCCTCAAGGAGATCGGCGCCAAGTCCCGCCTGCAGATGGAGCGTCTGTTCGGGGCCAAGGTGTTCCTGGAGACCTGGGTGCGCGTGCGTGAAGGCTGGTCCGATGACGAGGCCGCGCTGAAGGCCTTCGGTTACGAGTAA
- the rnc gene encoding ribonuclease III produces the protein MPSKFIQRGDLIGHAFSDPALLKQALTHRSAGAPHNERLEFLGDSIVNMMAAEALYRRWPKADEGAMTRARAELVREGALAVIGRSLELGERLTLGPGEMKSGGHRRDSILADAVEAVVAAIYLDAGFEACRAVVLPWFSASIEALPASGRPEKDPKTRLQEWLQARQKALPQYELVSESGDDHAKHFRVRCNVADPAASTEGEGASRRLAEQQAAAAVLEQLDSK, from the coding sequence GTGCCCAGTAAATTCATCCAACGTGGCGACCTGATTGGTCATGCCTTCAGCGATCCGGCCCTGCTCAAGCAGGCGCTGACGCATCGCAGTGCCGGTGCGCCGCACAACGAGCGCCTGGAATTCCTCGGCGACAGCATCGTCAACATGATGGCGGCCGAGGCGTTGTACCGACGCTGGCCCAAGGCTGACGAAGGGGCGATGACCCGTGCCCGTGCCGAGCTGGTGCGTGAAGGCGCGCTGGCGGTGATCGGGCGCAGCCTGGAACTGGGCGAGCGGCTGACCCTGGGCCCGGGCGAAATGAAGTCCGGCGGTCATCGCCGCGACTCGATCCTGGCCGACGCGGTGGAAGCCGTGGTGGCTGCGATCTACCTGGATGCCGGCTTCGAGGCCTGCCGGGCGGTGGTACTGCCCTGGTTCAGCGCATCGATCGAGGCACTCCCGGCCTCCGGCCGGCCCGAGAAGGACCCCAAGACCCGCCTGCAGGAATGGCTGCAGGCCCGACAGAAGGCGTTGCCGCAGTATGAACTGGTGTCAGAATCCGGTGACGACCACGCCAAGCACTTCCGGGTACGCTGCAACGTAGCCGACCCGGCTGCCAGCACCGAGGGCGAAGGCGCCTCGCGGCGGCTTGCCGAACAACAGGCGGCTGCGGCCGTCCTAGAACAACTGGATTCCAAGTGA
- a CDS encoding DUF4845 domain-containing protein, producing MKTMNAQRGMTLTSFLTVLIVVGFFLYIGMKLFPMYQEYYAVRSAMKSLANEPGVGSMEPSRIQDLFFKRLYINYSDNVKPANVKFDRRDNGWTLKVNYEVRRQLIGNLDVVGKFDSSQDLTRSGAQ from the coding sequence ATGAAGACGATGAACGCGCAGCGCGGCATGACCCTGACCTCGTTCCTGACGGTCCTGATCGTGGTCGGTTTCTTCCTCTACATCGGCATGAAGCTGTTCCCGATGTACCAGGAGTACTACGCCGTGCGCTCGGCGATGAAGAGCCTGGCCAACGAGCCGGGCGTGGGCAGCATGGAGCCGTCGCGGATCCAGGACCTGTTCTTCAAGCGCCTGTACATCAACTACTCGGACAATGTGAAGCCGGCCAACGTGAAGTTCGATCGCCGCGACAATGGCTGGACCCTCAAGGTCAACTACGAAGTGCGCCGTCAGCTGATCGGCAATCTCGATGTGGTTGGCAAATTCGATTCTTCCCAGGACCTGACACGAAGCGGTGCCCAGTAA
- the lepB gene encoding signal peptidase I translates to MKLFEILLVVLTLASGLILLADKLYLAKRRAQRAGLLDSEPVLVDYSRAFFPVLAIVLIVRSFIAEPYKIPSSSMMPNLLIGDFILVNKFSYGLRLPISNTKIVPFGEPSRGDVVVFHFPGHSDNDPAKGENFIKRVIGVPGDTVVFEGDGVTLNGEPLKYDNKGIYAGHKGQGEGANLLVEHLPGRTHTVLETDYPRGQGQWTVPAGKYLVMGDNRDNSDDGRFWGLLPEENLRGKAFLIWLNCQGWFCKDGFEPSRIGSSIN, encoded by the coding sequence ATGAAACTGTTTGAGATCCTCCTGGTCGTGCTGACCCTGGCCTCAGGCCTGATCCTGCTTGCGGACAAGCTTTACCTCGCCAAGCGTCGCGCCCAGCGCGCCGGCCTGCTCGATTCCGAGCCGGTGCTGGTGGATTACTCGCGTGCGTTCTTCCCGGTGCTGGCGATCGTGCTGATCGTGCGCAGCTTCATTGCCGAACCGTACAAGATCCCGTCCAGCTCGATGATGCCGAACCTGCTGATCGGCGACTTCATCCTGGTCAACAAGTTCTCCTACGGCCTGCGCCTGCCGATCAGCAACACCAAGATCGTGCCGTTCGGCGAGCCCTCGCGTGGCGACGTGGTGGTGTTCCACTTCCCCGGCCACAGCGACAACGACCCGGCCAAGGGCGAGAACTTCATCAAGCGCGTGATCGGCGTGCCGGGTGACACCGTGGTCTTCGAAGGCGACGGCGTGACCCTCAATGGCGAGCCGTTGAAGTACGACAACAAGGGCATCTACGCCGGCCACAAGGGCCAGGGCGAAGGCGCCAACCTGCTGGTCGAGCACCTGCCGGGCCGCACCCACACCGTGCTGGAGACCGACTACCCGCGTGGCCAGGGCCAGTGGACCGTGCCGGCCGGCAAGTACCTGGTGATGGGCGACAACCGTGACAACAGCGACGATGGCCGTTTCTGGGGCCTGCTGCCGGAAGAGAACCTGCGCGGCAAGGCGTTCCTGATCTGGCTGAACTGCCAGGGCTGGTTCTGCAAGGATGGCTTCGAGCCGTCGCGGATCGGCTCGAGCATCAACTGA
- the lepA gene encoding translation elongation factor 4, producing MRNIRNFSIIAHVDHGKSTLADRIIQLCGGLQAREMEAQVLDSNPIERERGITIKAQSVSLPYLAKDGQTYHLNFIDTPGHVDFSYEVSRSLAACEGALLVVDAAQGVEAQSVANCYTAVEQGLEVVPVINKIDLPTADIECAKAEIEAVIGIDASDAVPVSAKTGLNVQDVLEAIVHRIPPPAPRDTEKLQALIIDSWFDNYLGVVSLVRVMQGEIKAGDKLQVMSTGRNHQVDNVGVFTPKRKVLPALRAGEVGWVTASIKDVHGAPVGDTLTLAGDPAPKPLPGFQEMQPRVFAGLFPVDAEDYPDLREALDKLRLNDAALRFEPESSEAMGFGFRCGFLGMLHMEIVQERLEREYNLDLISTAPTVVYEVLKTDGSIINMDNPAKLPPVNQVEEIREPIIRANVLTPEEYIGNIIKLCEEKRGSQIGINYLGSQVQISYELPMAEVVLDFFDKLKSVSRGYASLDYHFVRFDAGPFVRVDVLINGDKVDALSLIVHRSHADRRGRELCEKMKDLIPRQMFDVAIQAAVGSQIIARTTVKAMRKNVLAKCYGGDVSRKKKLLEKQKEGKKRMKQVGRVEIPQEAFLAVLQMDNK from the coding sequence ATGCGGAACATCCGCAACTTCTCCATCATCGCCCATGTCGACCACGGCAAGTCCACGCTGGCCGACCGCATCATCCAGCTTTGTGGTGGCCTGCAGGCCCGCGAGATGGAAGCGCAGGTGCTCGACTCCAACCCGATCGAGCGCGAGCGTGGCATCACGATCAAGGCGCAGTCGGTGTCGCTGCCGTACCTGGCCAAGGACGGGCAGACCTACCATCTGAACTTCATCGACACCCCCGGCCACGTCGACTTCTCCTATGAAGTCAGCCGCTCGCTGGCCGCCTGCGAAGGCGCGCTGCTGGTGGTCGATGCGGCCCAGGGCGTGGAAGCGCAGTCGGTGGCCAACTGCTACACCGCGGTGGAGCAGGGCCTGGAAGTGGTGCCGGTGATCAACAAGATCGACCTGCCGACCGCCGACATCGAGTGTGCCAAGGCCGAGATCGAGGCCGTGATCGGCATCGACGCGTCCGACGCCGTGCCGGTCAGCGCCAAGACCGGCCTGAACGTGCAGGACGTGCTGGAAGCAATCGTGCATCGCATTCCGCCGCCGGCGCCGCGCGACACCGAGAAGCTGCAGGCGCTGATCATCGACTCCTGGTTCGACAACTACCTGGGCGTGGTCTCGCTGGTGCGCGTGATGCAGGGCGAGATCAAGGCCGGTGACAAGCTGCAGGTGATGTCCACCGGCCGCAACCACCAGGTCGACAACGTCGGCGTGTTCACGCCGAAGCGGAAAGTGCTGCCGGCGCTGCGTGCCGGTGAAGTGGGCTGGGTCACCGCCAGCATCAAGGACGTGCACGGCGCGCCGGTTGGCGACACCCTGACCCTGGCCGGCGACCCGGCACCAAAGCCGCTGCCGGGTTTCCAGGAAATGCAGCCGCGCGTGTTCGCCGGCCTGTTCCCGGTCGATGCCGAGGATTACCCGGACCTGCGCGAAGCGCTGGACAAGCTGCGCCTGAACGATGCCGCGCTGCGCTTCGAGCCGGAAAGCTCCGAGGCGATGGGTTTCGGCTTCCGCTGCGGCTTCCTCGGCATGCTGCACATGGAGATCGTGCAGGAGCGCCTGGAGCGCGAATACAACCTGGACCTGATCAGCACCGCGCCGACGGTGGTGTATGAAGTCCTGAAGACCGATGGCTCGATCATCAACATGGACAACCCGGCCAAGCTGCCGCCGGTGAACCAGGTCGAGGAGATCCGCGAGCCGATCATCCGTGCCAACGTGCTCACTCCCGAGGAGTACATCGGCAACATCATCAAGCTGTGCGAAGAAAAGCGCGGCAGCCAGATCGGCATCAACTACCTGGGCAGCCAGGTGCAGATCAGCTATGAACTGCCGATGGCCGAGGTGGTGCTGGACTTCTTCGACAAGCTGAAGTCGGTCAGCCGTGGCTATGCCTCGCTGGACTACCACTTCGTGCGCTTTGACGCCGGCCCGTTCGTGCGCGTGGATGTGCTGATCAACGGCGACAAGGTCGACGCGCTGTCGCTGATCGTGCACCGCAGCCATGCCGACCGCCGTGGCCGCGAGCTGTGCGAGAAGATGAAGGACCTGATTCCGCGCCAGATGTTCGACGTCGCCATCCAGGCGGCGGTCGGCTCGCAGATCATCGCCCGTACCACGGTCAAGGCCATGCGCAAGAACGTGCTGGCCAAGTGCTATGGTGGCGACGTTTCGCGCAAGAAGAAGCTTCTGGAAAAGCAGAAGGAAGGCAAGAAGCGCATGAAGCAGGTCGGTCGTGTGGAGATCCCGCAGGAAGCGTTCCTGGCCGTGCTGCAGATGGACAACAAGTAA
- a CDS encoding DegQ family serine endoprotease: MTPRFRTQAIGLLALTLPLMACAQAPAPAAPAQAAPAAAPRAPAQPLVTGLPDFTHLVEQVGPGVVNVDTTIVRNNRQASRGPMGGDDDMPEFFRRFFGPDFPMPGQGPGGQDGGPSIKGRGMGSGFIISPDGYVLTNYHVVADASDVKVKLGDSREFNAKVVGSDQQYDVALLKIDGKNLPTVRVGDSNTLKPGQWVVAIGSPFGLDHSVTAGIVSALGRSTGGADQRYVPFIQTDVAINQGNSGGPLLNTRGEVVGINSQIFSASGGYMGISFAIPIDLAMSAVEQIKKSGKVTRGQLGAVVEPIDALKAQGLGLPDSRGALVNQIVAGSAAEKAGVQIGDVVRSVNGSPVNSWSDLPPLIGAMAPGSRVTLGVIRDGKPRDLSATLTALSEDGQGNARAAAAARPDAAPQAGANALLGLDVSDLTAPQRKQFGLDGNEGVRITGVKGQAARDAGLSPGMVILQVGRTAVGSVEGLNRALSSYKKDDVVMLLVRTGNGNSAFVAVKAGQ, translated from the coding sequence ATGACTCCCCGATTCCGCACGCAGGCCATTGGCCTGCTGGCCCTGACCCTGCCGCTGATGGCCTGCGCGCAGGCCCCGGCTCCGGCCGCCCCGGCCCAGGCTGCCCCGGCCGCCGCGCCGCGGGCGCCGGCACAGCCGCTGGTTACCGGCCTGCCCGATTTCACCCACCTTGTTGAACAGGTCGGGCCGGGCGTGGTCAACGTCGACACCACCATCGTCCGCAACAACCGCCAGGCTTCGCGGGGCCCGATGGGCGGTGACGACGACATGCCGGAGTTCTTCCGCCGCTTCTTCGGCCCGGACTTCCCGATGCCGGGGCAGGGGCCGGGTGGGCAGGACGGTGGCCCCAGCATCAAGGGCCGTGGCATGGGGTCGGGCTTCATCATCTCGCCCGACGGCTATGTGCTGACCAACTACCACGTGGTGGCCGACGCCAGCGACGTGAAGGTCAAGCTGGGCGACAGCCGTGAGTTCAACGCCAAGGTGGTGGGCAGCGACCAGCAGTACGACGTGGCGCTGCTGAAGATCGATGGCAAGAACCTGCCGACCGTGCGCGTCGGCGATTCCAACACGCTGAAGCCGGGCCAGTGGGTTGTCGCGATCGGCTCGCCGTTCGGTCTCGACCACTCGGTCACCGCCGGTATCGTCAGTGCACTGGGCCGCAGCACCGGTGGCGCCGACCAGCGCTACGTACCGTTCATCCAGACCGACGTGGCGATCAACCAGGGCAATTCCGGTGGTCCGCTGCTGAACACCCGTGGCGAAGTGGTCGGCATCAACTCGCAGATCTTCTCCGCCTCCGGCGGCTACATGGGCATCAGCTTCGCGATCCCGATCGACCTGGCGATGAGCGCGGTCGAGCAGATCAAGAAGAGCGGCAAGGTCACCCGTGGCCAGCTGGGTGCGGTGGTCGAGCCGATCGATGCGCTGAAGGCGCAGGGCCTGGGCCTGCCCGACAGCCGCGGCGCGCTGGTCAACCAGATCGTCGCTGGCAGTGCCGCGGAGAAGGCCGGTGTGCAGATCGGCGACGTGGTGCGTTCGGTCAACGGCAGCCCGGTCAACAGCTGGTCCGACCTGCCGCCGCTGATCGGTGCGATGGCGCCGGGCAGCCGGGTCACCCTGGGGGTGATCCGCGATGGCAAGCCGCGCGATCTCAGCGCCACGCTCACGGCGCTGAGCGAAGACGGTCAGGGCAATGCCCGTGCGGCGGCTGCCGCCAGGCCCGATGCGGCACCGCAGGCCGGTGCCAATGCCCTGCTGGGACTGGACGTGAGCGACCTGACCGCGCCGCAGCGCAAGCAGTTCGGGCTGGACGGCAACGAAGGCGTGCGCATCACCGGGGTCAAGGGCCAGGCGGCGCGTGATGCCGGCCTGTCTCCTGGCATGGTGATCCTGCAGGTCGGCCGCACCGCGGTCGGCAGCGTGGAGGGCCTGAACCGGGCGCTGTCCAGCTACAAGAAGGACGACGTGGTGATGCTGCTGGTGCGCACCGGCAACGGCAACAGCGCCTTTGTGGCGGTGAAGGCCGGCCAGTAA